The genomic interval CAATCCCTGGTTAATCGTTACCCGGATATCATCGGCTGCATAGGCTTTTACAATCGGTGCCAGTTTACGGGCCGTATCTGAAGCCAGATCGCCAAGCAAAACTTTAATCTGAACCGCATAGAACCCTTTCTGTTTTTGCTCAAACACATTGGTTTTGAGCCAGGATTCGTAACGGGCAGTATCGGTGATTTCTACTGCAGGAATTTCCTTGTTTTCTGGTAATTCAGCTTCCGGTAAACTATTGCGGTCTATCCAGTATTCTTTGGATTTCAATGCTTTGCGTTCCTGTTCTACTAGTTCCACAAAACTCTCCAGCCCGATTTCTTCCAGTAAAAATTTCAACCTGGCTTTGTGCCGGCGGTTGCGCTCGCCATAGCGGTCGAAGATACGGAGCACCCCTTCGGTAAACGGAATTACATATTGTTCTTCCAGGAATTCATGCACCGGTAAAGCTAAATAAGGTTGTGCACCTAATCCGCCGGCAATTACTACTTTGAATCCTCTTACTTCCTTTCCATCTATAGTTTTTACCTGTGGAATAAAGCCCAAATCATGAATATAACTGAAAGAATCATCGGCCTGGCTGGAAGAAAAAGCAATTTTGAATTTCCGCCCCATGTCCTGGCAAATGGGATTCCGTAACAAATAACGGAATAACTCATAGGCATATGGAGATACATCGAAAGGTTCCTGAGGATCGATGCCTGCTTTATGGCTGGCAGTAATGTTCCGAACCGTATTCCCACAAGCTTCTCTGGTCGTGATATTATCCTCCGATAATTTAGCCCACAGTTCAGGCGTTCTATTCAGGCTTACAAAGTGAATCTGAATATCTTGCCGGGTAGTCAGGTGCAGGTTACGGGTAGCATACTCATCAGAAATATCAGCAATCCGCAGTAGTTGTTTAACTGTAATCCGGCCAAACGGAACTTTAATCCGGATCATTTGCACACCGGGCTGCCTTTGTCCATAAATACCTCTTACCAGGCGAAGGCTGCGGAATTTATCAGGATGAATCACGCCTTCCTGAAATAGCCTGATCTGCTTCTCCAAAGCGACAATATCTTTGGCAACTACCGGATTTTCAAGTTCTGTTCTGAAACTTTGCATGTGAGTATGTGAATTGAAATTTTGTAAAAACAAAAGCCTCTCCTACTAAGGAAAGGCTCTTTCTAAGGTATGTTGGTTGAAGTTTAAACATTAACCCATACAAAGCCTCTCCATTGTTGAGTAGCAACAACAACAGGTAGTATCACAGCAAGTAGTATGGATATGTTTCATCATCTGGATTGTTTTATAAAATAAAAAGCCTTTCCTGTGTTGGAGAGGCTTCTATCATCTGCTTATTAATATTTTGAATGATCACAAAAGCCTTTCCTGCTTAACAGCAACAGCAAGCACAGCAGCACTTGGTCATTTGTACGAAGCAGAAAGTAATAGAGTTGGTTTTGTATATCATGGTTTTTGCTTAACACGATTGTGTATATGCAAGTTCACATATCTGTTTAATTTTTGCAAGCATTATCCTGATAAATTACAATTCAAATT from Rhodocytophaga rosea carries:
- a CDS encoding nitrite/sulfite reductase; its protein translation is MQSFRTELENPVVAKDIVALEKQIRLFQEGVIHPDKFRSLRLVRGIYGQRQPGVQMIRIKVPFGRITVKQLLRIADISDEYATRNLHLTTRQDIQIHFVSLNRTPELWAKLSEDNITTREACGNTVRNITASHKAGIDPQEPFDVSPYAYELFRYLLRNPICQDMGRKFKIAFSSSQADDSFSYIHDLGFIPQVKTIDGKEVRGFKVVIAGGLGAQPYLALPVHEFLEEQYVIPFTEGVLRIFDRYGERNRRHKARLKFLLEEIGLESFVELVEQERKALKSKEYWIDRNSLPEAELPENKEIPAVEITDTARYESWLKTNVFEQKQKGFYAVQIKVLLGDLASDTARKLAPIVKAYAADDIRVTINQGLMLKFIRLEALPAVYAALNEIGLGDPGFDSTLDVTACPGTDTCNLGISSSTGIAHELEKMIAAEYPDLIYNTDIKIKISGCMNGCGQHSIANIGFHGSSIKKGPNVLPALQVMLGGGTEGNGVGIVADKVIKVPSKRGLDVLRYLLNDYQEKAQEGEYFNNYYQRKGKDYFYQLLKPLANTERLVESDFIDWGEDKKYETAIGVGECASVIIDLIATLLYEAEEKLIWASEALAEKAYADSIYHTYTGLISTAKSFLLSQDISCNTQHGIINDFDKHVVQTGLINLPTDFKTLVHQINSNEPSEAFASAYLQDAIAFHQLVSTTRQELQENAKISIS